Part of the Nicotiana tabacum cultivar K326 chromosome 20, ASM71507v2, whole genome shotgun sequence genome, TATGTGTAGGTTCATACAGGTACCTCAGAGGCTATATTCCTTGGATGAGTTGAGGTTGAACGGTATAGAAACCGTATCTCTTCTATCACCAGTTGATACCACCCTTGGTGCAATTGAAAGAAATCTTCAGTTTGCTGCTGTATTAGGTGGCATTGCTGCATGGTATGCGCTTGATTGGAGTCCACAACAGCTCCTTTTCGGTTCTCTTGGAGTTCTTTTTTTGTGGACTCTGGACTTGGTAAACTCTTTGGATTCCTCtgaattgtcttctttttttctttaaataaatttgCTACATGTCATTCCTCTCTGATTGATGATAAAACAATTTTTATATCTTGTCTTTAGCAATTTCTTGAAAATGGTTGCTAAGGTCAGAGCCATGTTATTCACTGAGCATTTGATTTGCTTTAAGTTTTACAAGATCAACTTTTGCTTTTCTCCATGTGAAACTCAAAGTTCAGATTTACTTTCAACAAGTTGCTTTGCACATTTTCTTGTCCAATGCTTTCTGTAAGAGATATTCTTCAGTGATGTCCTTTCTGACCTCAATTCGTTTTCCATGCGATCATTTGAATCTAATCCGGTAAAACTGATAAGTGTGTGAACTAGAATCTTTGGCATCTTGGAAACCTGCTAAACCTAAAGATACGAGTTGAAGAGAAGAGATCCATCTCATATGGGTCTTTCAAATTCAAAGATTCTTCTTTCTCGAGAACTTAGGTTGCCAATGTACCTCCTTATGGTTCTTGAAGTCATCACAGTGAGACTGAGGAGGTTAGTAGAAGTAGAAAGAAAATGTTTGGTCATTTGATCATCATTGATATATCCATACATAACTTGTAAATTAATTGGATTTGATTGATCCGAAAAGGGTTTTTTCCAGTTTCTCTACTGATTAAACATTTTATTTCTGATGATTCTGAACAACTTGTGCATTTACATCTGGTAGAAGGATCTTTCATACATCAGACTTGTGCAGTTATGTCTATTGGAAGGATCTTTTGTACCTCAGCATTTCGAACTGGTTCTTCTCTCTAGAAATTAGCAATAAGGATTGTGTTTCCAGGGTGCTCTATTAAAATTATAAGTAACCATGGAAGACCAACAATGAGGTTTGGAAAAATATCTACAACAGAAGAGGACGAGAACTGAATACGAACTGATATAAGAATAATCACCAATAAGACCAAAATCCCCAATATAATGCTCTATAGCTATGCTCTAAAAGGGTTGTTAAAGACTAATTTTATCACATGAGCATCAAACTGCAATATTCCTCCTTGAAATTTAAGCTTTCATGTAAACCTTGCTAGCTTGACATGTTTACAGATAAATAACACATTTGCTTTCCTTGTGCTGCCTTTTTCTCAATGTTTAAAAATCACATTAGGGACATGCTCGTGATGATCTTTTAGTTACATGTTATGTCTCGGGAATATAATATTTCTTAAAAAGGAGAACCCCCTTAACCATGTGATAGCAGTTCGCACTCTTGTTTATGTATATTTGACTGTTAATGACTTAATCTAGTCCAAGTGAGGTGAAAGTACGAAGACTACAACCTGGAGCTATGTGATCTGAGATATTTCAAGCATAATTGCTGATTTATCCATATTTGTGCGTAGGTTTCTTTCAATGGAGGGGTTGGTGCTTTGATCCTTGACACAACTGGTCATACTTTCAGCCAGAAGTACCGCAACAGGGTTGTTCAAGTGAgattcatctctctctctctctcatccaTAAAAATGCAGAAAACTAAAAGGGCTTTAGTTTTCAACTCTtctcaagaaagaaaaaaaatgaaactcaaatatGCCTTTAGTTTCAATTCTCTTTGATTGGAACATGTTTACAAAAGAGTTACGAACTAACAGACATTCAGAATTTGGTTGTTCATTTTGATATTCCTTCTAGCAATGTCTTCAATACCAAGCAAGCATTTAATTTCCTTATTCTTTACCTCTACTTTTCTCTCTCAGATAGTCTTCATTAATTTTTCCGTTCATTCCCCAATTCTGATCTAGCATGAAGCTGGGCATTTCTTGATTGCCTACCTGCTGGGTATTCTTCCAAAGGGGTATACACTCACTAGTTTGGACGCTTTGAAGAAGGAAGGATCATTAAACATCCAAGCAGGGACAGCCTTTGTTGACTTTGAGTTTATGGAGGAAGTAGGTAGTCTCCTATCAATTTTTCACCTCCAGTAAAGCTTTTCAGTATTGATTCTTCTTTAAATATTCCCCCTTTACGCATATTCTGTTGCAAGATTTCTGGGCTGGGCAATAATCATGCTATAATTTTATTACTCTTTCCTTCTAATTTAAGCCTGATTTATTTCCATGCAGGTAAATAGTGGAAAACTAACAGCCACGGTATTTATCTTTATCATAATTATTGTgtatgtttatttcttttacttgttatATGGTTCCTTCACTAATAAGGCACTTCTGACAGATGCTGAACCGGTTTTCATGTATCTCACTAGCGGGTGTAGCAACCGAATATCTTTTGTTCAGTTATGCTGAGGGAGGCCTGACTGACATTAATCAGGTTTATATCATTCCTCTGCTCCTATAGTATGACGATAAGCCAACCTTCTAGGTTTATTTTGCTCAGTTCATTTCTTGACTGAGCGGGACATCTAAATTAGGACATGACATCATATGGTAAAATCGAATTATGCCATCTGAAGCGTAATGAACAGTAATTGTGGTCCTTAGAAACTCTGCTGAGAAAAAAAGAATTATATTAATATGATAATCTATATGTACTTCCAtaaacattagtgctccaacctTGCTTTATCGTGGAGTACTGCTTTTACTTTCGATGCATTAAAGAGTTAATTCTTCCATCTACTGTAAATGTACATAcagttgaaatgaaagaaaacgcAAAACATTTTGCCATTCTAgcaaaactgattttttttttgaccgacacttaattgtataacttcttatcattctttcattttattcACTTGTGACAAATACTACATTGAAAAAAGATAGTAATTGAACGACTCAACATGAGCTTTGGCCCATTATTCTTGGACTCTAGTTGCCAAAATAATGCAGTACTGCCCACTGGTGGTCTTCTTCGTTCTTAATTAGTGAGTAAATTTTAAGGGTGAACTTATATAAGGCTGAAAATCCTACATCGCGTAGCTAAATATTCTGCATTTGTGCATTTTTCACCAAAATGATTGATTCTGTATTAATTGTTAAACAAAGACTAACAGAAATACTTGCTTGATAGTTGGATGCATTACTGAAAAGCCTGGGATTTACACAGAAGAAAGCAGATTCTCAGGTGAGATGGGCTGTATTGAATACAATCCTCATCTTGCGCCGCCATGAGAAGGCACGAGCAAAGCTCGCAGAGGCAATGATTCAAGGGAAATCTGTGGGCATCTGCATTGACACTATAGAGAAATACATTAGCGATAATGATTTGTAGCTTCGTATTTCTTAAAATCCATCGTATAATTCCTGATATCCCCTATGATTGTGCTCCTTCATTCTCTTTATAAAGTTATCTTTTTGAGTGAGAGTGGATTGAAGTTACTGCTCATAATTCTTGGCTAttcaaatttatataatttttgtatacaaCCTACAAAATGTATatacatacaaaaaatatacattttttttggctattattttaagagcgactatacagtgtcatttaTCCATAATTCTTCAGAAGCAAATCTAAGTTCAAGTATATGCAGTCATTAGCCAGCCAATAACTTCACTAGAGCGCTTATTGTTTCCTTGTTTCTTATTCCCCTGTGCATAGTTATTTTCTAACAACTACTGATATCGTCATTTACATCACCAACTTGTTCATGATACCATTATTTAATGAAAAGTCAATCTTTGAGTAGAAAAAAACTACTCCCTTCGTTTGGTTTTATTATCCACTATAGACTTTGCAcctcttaaaaaataataaataaagcgcataatttaccatgatatccATATTAATTGGCATATAGTCTTAATGTACTTTGGaaaatgatttaattaattttaagggcgaaataggaaaaataaattatttttctcttgatatgcaagtggacaagaaaaagcgaaaatctatttttagaataaTGAGCAAGTAAAAGCGAACGGAGGAAGTAATTATTTGTAGTGAACGGAGAAAAATATGTGTCCGGAAATTTAATTCTACTTTCTTCCAAACAGAGGAGAGAAAAAAATGCGAGCATTAAAAATCAAAAGATGTAAAATCCATCTGTCAGAGatcccacaaaaaaaaaaaaaaaatcatttagagCCTCTCTTCTTAACCAGAATTGAACCAAATTATGATAGTAAAAAGGTAGCAATAACggataataaaaggaaaaaaaacttgatttattattattttattcattttttatttattttttggacttttaatttatcatatattgtgtatataattaatttttatattaagatctttataattttaattttatatcctaTTTTTGTTGAtatattgatttttgtatatattatattcatataaaattataagttaattttattatttgatgttgctaaaattgaaaagtgaaaactaaaatttaaaaaagaaaattaacaatacataaaataaaaataagtgattatatatttgtttgaagaaaataaaaaatgaaatttaaatataagataataatataatatagaagagagagaagaaatcTTATTTTTTGGTGTAAAAAATGGTGTAATGGTTGGAGTAAATTTGGTGTTACATCATTTTGGTGTTAGAGTTGAAGATGGTCTAATGGTGCAAGATTTGATATTCTAttagagcaaaaaaaaaaaacaccaaaTTTTATACTTctccgtttcagtttatgtgaacctatttcctttttggtccgtttcaaaaaagaatgacccctttctaaatttgaaagcagtttagcttaaacttacaattctacccttaatgagaagcctttataaccacacaaatactctggacccctttttgacttgtttaggaccacaaatttcaaaagtcttcatttttttaaaCTCCATATCCAGTCAAACAAATTTACATAAATTGGAACGAAGAAAGTACCAAATTTAGATTTAATCTAAAAAAATAATGCACCTTCGAGATGCCCTTAATGCATGTAAAAGCCATCACAATAGCGAATAATTTCAATTTTCAATGCGGCACGTTTCAAAGCTAGGCAAAGATATGACTTGACTAAGTGACAGATCAATAAACCTGAAGGACAACAGGATTTTCGGTCTTTAATTCAATAATGAAATCAATCAAATCTACCGGGTGATAGACATATATAGCAGAAATTAGCAGGAATTTAGGCCACAACAGAGAACAACCAAGTAGTGTCATCATTACCTCATACCTAAGAGCATAGTTGACTTATAACCAAAGATAACATATCTATACCTTGGTTTGGAGGGAGGTCATTCATACAAATGATCTGGGATCGTTCCCCCTCAATGTTTTCTTGGTTGAGCTTATCGATAGGGTTTGTCTAGTGCGATTTACATTTTCTGTGTGGTTTGCAGGCTATTACACAGTGAGGGGTTTACCCAGTGCTCACTGTGAgtacgtaatttttgccctacatgaaatactcccataaattcaaaacaaagtaattttgtttcattatttgcaattttatggattttgtggcatttgctattaattatttgcatttttgtctgtgcatttcatttgttaattaatgaaaaatacaaaatatgctgcatttgcatttaggatttaatttttacatgtttgaaataattagtaatttagtgtttaTAAAACGGGAAAATCaccaaaaatagttcatttttgcattctcattttaatttctcgaaTGTTGTTAGCTTTCTTTCAGTTGGTATTTAATTCATACGGTAATTATTTTTAGAGATTAACtagtttaatttgataggttaatattagttttaaatttaggatttatttctaattttgaaaagaaaagaaatttggaaattgaaaaaagattccaaaaaaaaaaacaaaggggaACTCGGATCTGGGCCAGTTAATTAAACCCTCCCTTTCAGCCCAATTGCCCCTCGTACCCGCCTAATTCCGGCCCAAACCCGCCTATACCCGATCCGGAGTTCTCTCTCAagtgaaacgacgccgtttcctattgccaatctgagccgttgatcctcacttgatctaacggctcgGAACTAAAGCTGAGGaagtatatatatgtccgaatACACCCCCTCTCAGTTCATCGTCTCCAACAGCCCAGCTTCAGAACCCTgccccccaaaccctagtagccgcctCAGAATTCCCCACcgtccggtggcggcgccggcgTCCAAtcgccaccaaattaacaccctgaaCTCCTTTCCACCTCCCCATCCCAAATCTCCACACAGTTCCTCTCGAATCCCCTTCCATcgcctcgaatcttagatctgaGATTAGCACCGAAAACCCTAAAATTCCCAGATccacccaaaatcacaccatgcaACCCCTCATCTCCCTCCGGCCTCAAATACATGTTGGTTTCATCTCAAAATGGTCCCTAGTGGTAGAGTAGAGGTCCGGATTGCCAAGTTTCTCCTTAGGATTCTTTTCCGGCTTAGCAAGGTCAGGTGAACCTAATACCGTCATTAATCGTTTGTCTTCTGTCGAGGACAACCGATTAATGACCGTCAAAGGTTCACTGCCTCCTCCAAGGTTGTTAGAGTTCATGCGGTTCTTGCCGAAGCAGGTTTGGAATAATTTCCCTTTGCATCGATTGGTTTTTCTCTTCTGTTTGTTTGCTCGGTTTGTTTTATAGCTTTTCAGAATCTTCGTCTCTTGATTAATGGCGTTATGTTCTGATTGCGAGATTGTTAGTTAGCTTGTTTGCGTAGTTGTCGATGACAATCGGCTTCGTAAGGTTTGCGTTTTATTTGGTTTCAATTTAcgaaattttcttttgttttccgcTGGGGTTTCATGTCACATTTTGTGAAGTAATTTTGGAACTGAGTCAAGTATAGTTCATCGTTCGCATTAATTCTTGTTTCACAAATATTTTCTGAATTCATGTTTATGTGTGAAGGGTATGCAAGCCAGTTTCTCataatttcaataattgttttggGTTTCAATTTGTTTGGAAATGTCAGCCCGTTTGTTTACTGTTATTGAGATTGGGGGCAGTCAGAATTTAAGGGGGGTAAGTGAATAATGGGGAACTTTTGGGGGTAATTTTGGAGATTGTTTCAACCTAAGGAATCTTTAATAACTGATGGAAGCTTCCTAAATGGACAGCTGCCCAAAATAGTTAGGGAAAACTAGCTGTAAGTTGAAAATATCTGAAGAAAATGGACAGCtgtccaaaaattcaattttgaaAGATGCCCTATGAGGGTATTTTGGAAAATCTGACTGTCTTGCCTTGGAAGGCACACAACAGACCCTCAGCCTCTAAAAAGAAAGCTTTCTTCTCATTCAAGTTAGTTTTTGTTATACTTTAGAGAGAGAAAAAGGGCTGAAAAATTAAAAAACGAGGGACTGCTAAAAAGAAATACGCAAAGTACTGTTCCATTGAAAATCTTTAGGGCAATTCTTGTGGTACTGATTCTGTGATAAAGTTCCGAGCAACTAAAGCTTTAAAAGAGCTGAATATGTTTTGGTATACAAGTTTTGGTTCACTGTTTGGTAGATTTTGGTTTTTGAGTTGTATGTGATATCGTTGTGGGTACAAACTGGGCTAAAGTGGTCTTTCCTCAATCATTTCTGGGCTGGTTTTGTTGCTGAGTCCTATTCCTGCTACTGATTCCACTCCTGATTCCTCATTTCTCTGTTTTGCTTTTCAATTTCTaggtatttccttcaaaccttGAACGGAAATGAAGCTTTGTATGGCAATAGTGCTTGACTTATGTAGTTCGAGTTGAAGAAATCGATCGCTGCCCTTTCCCCTATTACTTTATCAGTTGTGGTGTTTAATATATGTcgtcttcatgttcctactagaTTCACATAAGTTATTTACTTATTACCGTACCTTTAGATTCTTTATGATGTTGTATAAAGTTCTCCCTTTCACTCGCTTAACTTGAAAGTTGAAGGATTTTTGATCATGTGTAGAAATAGTAGGAAATAACTGCAAAGAGTTTTAGTGGTATCGGATGTGTTTCATGTCTGTTTGGGGTCTATTGAGACCAGTATTGTTGGCTTGACTGTATGCTTTAGTTCAGCTATAAAGCTGAGGCCTGTTTATTAGACAGACATTATTTGTTGCTGAGGAGACTCGATAACGAGTCTTTAAGCTTCCAGTAGATTACCTTGAAATTTGATTTGGGCTCATTGGGCCCAAAGCTCATGCTCTTACGAGATGGCCTTGTGAGTCCAAGGCAGATGTGGGCTTGAAACGCAGACATGATTGAAATCTTAAGTCCAGTTGCTCCGTGTTTGAATAATTAAGGGAAGATGTTGGTTTGTCACTGCTCCACATTGCTTTAGCTGATTGGCATTCAATAAAATATGTGCAATTGATAAGTTCCTGGGTGTGATCTGCTTTGGAGCTTGCAGTTGGGCCTTTACGCTGGCCCCGTGCCCTCAACATGCTCTAAATTCTATTGTACTTCATAATTTGGGCATGTTATCGATGTGGGTTTGTAGTGAGTTGGGTTATATATTAATGAGACGTTGTTGCATTTCGTTAAGTCACTTGTTTACTTAGATAGAATTCAAATCACTTTAGACCTTTAGTTAACTAACtagacttttttttaaaaaaaaaggattgaGGCACACCCGACTAGTCAAATGTATAGCTCGTGGCCTTAGCAATTCCGACCCGATTTTAGGAATAATTGTTGAATAGTCGTAGAGGAACCTTTAGGGCCatttaaaatacaattgtgattgtgtacacgttcgcgtgacatgattacaattctaaaaatcGATTTggggtatgcgttcgcgcaacttcaaacaaactttcttaataataaaagcGGATTCTCGTATGGTATTAATTAAATTAGTTCATATAGCCCGAGGTGCGTCGTataccatttaatcatacaaatGACGAGTGTTTATAGTTTGCTTTAGAtacgcgcaactttggccaaatattttcatatataatgataaagtgttattaattgtggacacgttcgcgtgacatgatttttaacGCGCCGAAGGGagagagtatacgtacgcgtaactcgaCCCTTTAACTATGAAtgatcaagtgatttaaaagtggttaatagataaatgcacataggatctaaagtcagtaattaaacaattttgaaaagctaagtatgatcaaagcgaccgtgctaaaatcacggaactcgggaatgcctaacaccttctcccgggttaacagaattccttacctggatttctggttcACATATATGGATGAGGAATTTGGGCTCAAGGATAATATTGGGTCGTTTGAAAAGGCAAGAATTAGCAGAATTGGCCCAACTAGGAGAAACAGGAGAACTAAAAGGCTACCACAAAGGCTTTTGGGCTATATCTGAGATCCGAGTTGATAAATCGGGTACATGTAATAGGAATATTAGTGAGGGAACATAAATAGTTAAATAGCATAATAGTACCAGTAGTATTCTAGGTTGAATATTATAGAAACTTCCCTCTCTGGTCTCTCTCCCATGTTATTTTTGTCTGTGGCTCTATCTCTCCCCTGCTTTCTTTCCGTTTCTATCCTAATGTCGTTAATGTCTATCATGTTGTTTACTATTTCCATGTACTGAGTGTGGCTATTAATCAATATTAGTTGTTGTTTGAGAGGTTCGTAACATTGGTGCTTTCATTGATTTGGACTCTATGGATTTCTACTCTTCTCAAATTATCAACTATCACCTCAATGTTATCCAGGTGATGTTGGCAATTATGGACAATAACTCTCGTATGCTCAGAATTCTCGACAACATGGAGAACAAGCTGTCTGCCTCTTCCAAGATGATCCCTCAAACTTCAGTGCATCCGGATGTGGTTGTATCTTTGGACGATAAGTGTGATTCTGAGGAGATCTCGGCAACAAAGATCGATTCTGATTTGGATAAAGGACGTTCCAGAGTTGCGGATAATTCGGAAGTACTTATTGAGATGGTGGAAACTAAAAATGGTGAGGAGGAAAATTCACAAATTTATGCCTTCAAGGTGTTTGCTGAAATGCCCAATAGGAAATTTGACATGAAAGTTGAAGATTCAGTGCAAAATGATTCAGTAAAGCCTGAAACCCAGGTGTTCAACAAATTGTTTCAAACAATTTCCTCAGTTAAGTGTGATTACAGTGACTATTGTCATGTTTGCTAATCAACTAGCACTTCCTTGTGTGCTTTCTACTTTCGGTCCCCGCCAACATCTCGACAGAGCTATATTTGATTATTTAAGTAGATTTAATCATGTTAAACTTATCTTATCCTTGCATCAATTTCCACGTGATCAATTCGAATTGGAGTTCCCATATGATCCCGGCTCTAATTTGCTTACGACATTCCTTAGAGCTacaataaattgtatattttTTGCTGCTTGGGGTGACTTGGAGCCTGATAAGTTCACAATGTCAACCTTAATGGATTCTTGCAATTGGGTTGATACTGGACAAGGGAGAAATCATCTTAGTTTCTTGTGGTTTATATTGAAGGATCTTGTTAGAGAGGAGAAAATACAGAGGGTACTCGAGGAAATTACTGGAAGGCAATACGAGCTGTCACCATATATTCTAGTCAATAAAGCTGTTGTGTTCTTGTTTGCCATGTTTGGTTCAGTTCATAAATCATGGTCAACTTCGCAGGTAGAAGATTTTCAAGGATCAGGTAATTTTCAATGTGTCAAGAAAGTCTTCTTTGAACATATACATGAAACTAAAGATGGTGTCTTTTTCATTAAGACCCATGATGGGTTGACGTTGGTGCTTTGTGGACCAAAACAACAAGGTGCCAACCAATTTATTTTGCAAGAGCTTGCAGCACAAGGCCTAGCTTCAATGGTAATGCTAATGCCAATCATAAGGGGTTTTCACAATGTGCTATGGATAATAGACATGTCTGACTATGAAGTAATAAAACTAACTATAGTTGGTACATGACAAGAATTACAACCTTGTTTGCTGGAATTCTACATTTGTTTGCTTATCCTGTTACTAAAGGAACAATTTCAGTTGAAGAAATCTACTTTTCTCAAGATTATTTGTTGACTAAGAACATCATGCTACTCAATACACCTGCTGTAGTCATCCATGATCCctatttgagcctttatgatTTCCCCATGGCGCTATCAGTGTTGTTATACTcgaaccttgaggacaaggttcttATTGAGAATGGGGTAATGTCATGATGGATGAGGAATTTGGGCTCAAGGATAATATTGGGTCGTTTGAAGAGGCAAGAATTAGTAGAATTGGCCCAACTAGGAGAAGCAGGAGAACTAAAAGGCTACCACAAAGGCTTTTTGGCTATATCTGGGATCCGGGTTGATAAATCGGGTACATGTAATAGGAATATTAGTGAGGGCACAGAAATAGTTAAATAGCAGAATAGTACCAGTAGTATTATAGGTTGAATATTGTAGAAACTTCCCTCTCTGGTCTCTCTCTCCCACGCTATTTCTCTCTGTGGCTCTGTCTCTCCCCTGCTTTCTTTCTGTTCCTATCTTAATGTCGTTAATGTCTATCATGTTGTTTACTATTTCCATGTACTGAGTGTTGCTATTAATCAATATTAGTTGTTGTTGAGAGGTTCATAACAAGCTAATTAGTCCTAATACCTAAAGTGACCGCACCAACCACCTTCTCACAATTGAGACCTATAAGCCTCTGTAATGCGTCCAACAAAATTTTCTCCAAAATATTGACTAGAAGAGTTGATCCTATTTTTTATAAGATCATCATTGAGACCATTTTACTAACTCAGTAGATAGTTCATGCCATTACAGAGAAGAACAAGGGTGGGATTATATCAGTATATAAAGAATTTGCAATATCTGGTTTGAGAAAAGATAAGGGAAAGGAAAATAGCACATATTACTATATGAATCAGAATATATATGCGTTTAACCAAAAAGTGGGATTTCGGTCAAAGCGATAATTTAGAAGAACtcaggttactgataatcaaagaaAGTATAGAAAAAAGTAATTTTACTAGCAATGATATAATCAGGAGAAAACAAGTAAACCAGTATATTCAGATAGTATTTCGTGTCGTTACAATTGATCCATTctctcccttttatagctattttggAGATATGCATTTTGCCTTTGTCAGAACAAGGccattatagacaattaaagatattaaatgctatgttacataatcattgtgtttaatacagattctctaatgtttttagtatttaagACTCATTAAATACCGTATCTGTACTCCCATGAACTGTCAGATTCATTTCCCTTGATTCTTGAACTTAAATAGGTATGGGCGTTGAGTCTTTTGAATAACCGCTCGTGCCTCTTCCTTTAcctctgctcgtatctgttgcaactcgtacctctttgccaatcataactctttgaccagtctacgtgtcaTGACACATCATCTTTATaccactttaatatgtaaactcaatttttcccaatacagatagtccccctacttgccatttattcatcaattgaatatttaggaagtggatttcattaaaacgagaatttttgtcaccattaatgctatgacagaatcgacgcttcaattgtcacttccatttaatgttctTCACTCGTGTCACTTTTTCATTAGTTCTGTAGTTTTGCAGCACTTTTAAGGCTTTTTCACGGCTTCACTGTTCACGAAGTGtcagttatcattattatggtccTTCCATCATTGCACCTTTTCCTTTGATGGTTGCttcttagtataaatataattttcttctttgtctttaCCATATAAAGTTTTCTGATCATCtaatttctcaaatctttgttTGCTTCTTCCTCGTACTATCATGTCTTCATCAAAACCTAATCCTAGAAGGGTCCCCATAGTTGATAACTTCCC contains:
- the LOC107829267 gene encoding uncharacterized protein LOC107829267: MGSAAAYCGGLVCCSQLGLRNSRIVGLSVLEQVDKELKKGDDRAALSLVKDLQGKPGGLRCFGAARQVPQRLYSLDELRLNGIETVSLLSPVDTTLGAIERNLQFAAVLGGIAAWYALDWSPQQLLFGSLGVLFLWTLDLVSFNGGVGALILDTTGHTFSQKYRNRVVQHEAGHFLIAYLLGILPKGYTLTSLDALKKEGSLNIQAGTAFVDFEFMEEVNSGKLTATMLNRFSCISLAGVATEYLLFSYAEGGLTDINQLDALLKSLGFTQKKADSQVRWAVLNTILILRRHEKARAKLAEAMIQGKSVGICIDTIEKYISDNDL